The genomic region TGATGAAGAAGCCGAAGCCTTTCGCCTTGAGGTCATCCTTGACCTTCGCTGCGGGGGCGTCCGATATCATTATGGTCGGTACGCCAGCGGCCTTAATCATCTCCCTGGCCTTGGTCGGGCCGGGCAGCGCGCCGTTCGGGCTTATGACGATGGCAAGCTGGGGCTTGAAGTCCAGTATCTTCGTGGCAGCCTCTTCGGCATCGGGCTCGCCCAGCTTTGTGCCGGTTCCAACAACTCTCGTGTATATGTCTCTATCCGCTCTCTCATCAAGTATGAGGTCTATATACCTTGAAGTACCAAGGTTTCCTAGCTTAACGACTCCAACTCTTACGGTCATAATAATCTCTCTTCAATATGCTTGGAAAACAATATATATCTTTCTGCTTGTGTAGCAAAAGCTTACTTTTTAGGGTGGTTATCATGTCGCAAGGATGTCCGCAAGCTTGAGCAAACGAAGGTCCAGGGGTTTCTCCATGCTGCATGTTGTTTTGAGGTCTATGCTCGTAATGACCCCATTTTGAAGGCAAGCCACCTGGCCCCCATTTTCCTCGGAGATTATCTCTACGGCTTTGTTGCCGAGCTCTCCTGCCAGGTAGCGGCTTCTTGCCGTAGGGCTACCCCCTCGCTGGGCATAGCCTAAAATGCTCAGCCTGGTCTCCAATCCCGTGTTTTTTTCTATGTCAAGGGCGAGCTTTTTCGTGTCCCCTATGCCCTCGGCGGCGACAATTATGGCCGACCGTTTCCCCTTGGCCGCATTATCTTTAATAGTGTTGAAGACTTTTTCGGCTTTAAATGGGACCTCGGGCACCAGTATGATCTCGGCGCCTACTGTAAGGCCTACCATTGCCGCTAAAAATCCTCTTTTGCGGCCCATCACTTCTACGATAAAAATCCTTTCATGTGATATTGCCGTGTCCCTTATCTTATCGATTTCCTGGACGGCCGTGTTCACCGCCGTGTCAAAACCTATGGTCTCATCCGTCCCCGCCACGTCGTTGTCGATGGTCGCCGGCACCCCCACGATTAGAGTATCGGTCCTTTCGCTTAACGCTAAGGCCGCCCTGAAAGACCCGTCGCCTCCGATGACCACCAGGCCATCCACGCCATTGGAGGCGAGGCAATCGACGGCTTTCTCCATGCCCTCGGGCGTCTCCATGCGCGGACACCTCGTCGTATGGAGTATAGTACCCCCTAATTGTATGATGCCGCTGACCGATCTCGGCGTCAAAGGCCTCACGAAGTTTGAGATAAGGCCCTCCCAGCCTCGCTCAAATCCAAGCACCTTGAAGCCGCGGTAGCTCGCAATCCGCGTGACTGCCCTTATAGCAGCGTTCATGCCCGGCGCGTCGCCGCCGCTCGTCACGATGCCGATGGTCTTCAATGAAACCCCAATAAAGAATGACAATACGTGCTGAATAAATTATATCCTCGTTTAAACGAAGGCGGCCTAATCTTACCTTTCCTCGCCCGAGGTAACGCCGGACTTTGGTGGCAGCCCCTGCAGCTTCCGCCGGTAGTTCTCGATGGCGAGCTTCAGGCCATCTGCTGCAAGGTTAGAGCAGTGCATCTTCTGGGGCGGCAGGCCGCCGAGCTCATCGGCGACGTCTTTGCGGCCGATCTTCTCGGCATCCTCCAGCGTCATGCCCTTAGCCATAGTCGTTATGATGCTGCTCGTAGCTATGGCCGCGGCACACCCGAACGTCTTAAACTTAATGTCTGTAATCACATTATCTTTTACTTTTATGTAAATGGTCATCATGTCTCCGCACACCGGGTTCCCGACCTCGCCCACGCCGTCGGCGTCAGATATCTCGCCCACGTTCTGCGGGTTCGAGAAGTGTTGCATAACCTTTGGCGAATACATCATGGCACATTCCTCACGTCGTCGTACGAGCCGCCTCTTTATAAAGTGGCGACATCGCTCTTAGCCGATCTACGATGCCCGGAAGCGTCTCAAGCACGTAATCGATCTCATCTTCCGTGTTGAAGGCACAATTCGTCAGGCGGAGCGAGCCGTGCGCCTCCTCGGGCGGCAGGCCACAGGCCAGCAACACGTGCGATGCCTTTAAGTTTTTAGAAGAGCATGCCGAGCCCGTCGACGCCTCGATCCCCGACATGTCAAGGAATAGTACCAGCGACTCGCCCTCGATGAAGCTGAAACTGACGTTCACGTTATTAGGCGAGCGTATGGTGGGATGGCCGTTCAGGCGAACGCGGTCGATCTTCAGGAGGCCCTCAATAAGCTTATCCCGGAGCCTCTTCATGTGCGCCGTATTCTTATCGAAGTCCCGGATGGCCGCCTCGCATGCCTGGCCCAGGCCTACAATGCCCGGCACGTTCTCGGTGCCGCTCTTCATGTTGCGCTCCTGGCCGCCTCCGTGGATGAGCGCCTGTATCCTGGTGCCCTTTTTCACGTACAGCGCTCCCACGCCTTTGGGCGCGTGGATCTTATGGCCAGACAGCGAGAGCATGTCGATATCGTCTTTTTTAACGTTTATGGGCACTTTCCCGACGGCCTGGACTGCGTCCGAATGGAAGTAGACGTTGTGCTCTTTTGCTATGCGTCCTATCTCCCTGACTGGCTGGATCGTGCCGATCTCATTGTTCACAGCCATAACGCTGATCAGCGTCGTCTCGGGCCTGATGGCGGCCTCGACGTCCGCGGGGCTGACCATGCCATACCTGTCCACGGGCAGGTACGTCACCCTGAAGCCCTCTTTCTCCAGGAACTCGCAAGTACGCAGAATAGCGGGATGCTCGATGCTTGACGTTATGATGTGGTTCCCCTTTTTCCTGTTAGCGTAGGCAGTACCGACCAGCGCCAGGTTATCAGCCTCGGTGCCGCACGAGGTGAAAATGATCTCTTCCGCGTCCGCACCGATGGCGCGGGCGACCTGCTCTCTGGCCTTCTGGACGGCTGCGCTAGCCTCCTGGCCCATCGTGTGCAGGCTTGACGGGTTACCATACGTCTCAGTAAAAAAGGGCAGCATGGCATCCAGGACTTCCTGGCTGACCCTGGTGGTTGCGCTATTATCTAAATATACTTTTTTCATAAGATGGTCACTCTACTCGATTATATGCTCCTCGCACGCTCCCGGGGTAGTTCCTACGCGTCCAGCCACGTCTTTTATCTTTATCGGGTTAGAGCAGTATGGGCATAGGAAGTCACAATTTGCCCCATCGTAGGGGCAGATGGTCATGGATAGCTCGGAAAGCGGATGGCCTGTGCTCTTGATGTCATACTCCTTGTACCAGCCGAACGGGGCGCGCTTGACCTCAAGCCCGTGCGCCTTGAGGCTTTCCTCCAGCCCCTTTAAGACTTGAAGGGCTACTACAGGGGTGCTCAACGTGCTGGTAAGATGGGCATATGGGAAGATGACGACCTTGTTCACCTTTATCTGGTTGAGCCTGTGTATTACGTCATGCGTGGCGCCCGCTATGACCTTCAGCGGGTTATTCTCATCGAGCTTCTCCACGCTACTGAACAAAACGACGCAATCGGTCATCTCATCCTCTTTTTGTACGACCTCTTCGGCGAACTTCGCCTTGCGGTTCGCCTTCCAGCTAATGTGATCGACGTGTATCGCCAGTATCTTCACATGACCGCCTCGACACGTAGTTAACAATTGTTAATTATCGCGCTTTGCTAATAAACTCTTCGCTTGATAGCTAAAATGACGTCATTTATGCTGGCCGATGAGCTTACTTATGCCGTCGCTGGTCAAAATTCCGATGACATGGCCGGCATCGTCGACCACGGGGAGAGCGGATATGTCGTGCAGCTCCATTTTGGCCGCGGCGGCCTCAAGCGTGTCGCACTTCCTGATCGTGACCACGTTCCTGGTCATGATCTCGTCAAGACATGTGTATTTAAGGGCGACCGCCTTGGATATGTCCCAGGCGGTGACTATGCCCGAAATGGTCCCGCCATTGGATACGACGGGCAAGTGTGAGACCCCGCTATCCAGCATGGCACGTGCGGCAGCCTCGATGCTCGAGTTCTCGTCGATTGTGACCGCGCTGGCCATGACGTCCTTGACGAGCTTTGGCGTCAGGAAATTGGATATAAGATAGTTTAGCTGGCCTCCTTCCAATAAAAAGGCGTCGTGGCCGTAAATGGAGTTGATCTCCGCATAGCTCACGTCCACGCCGTTGGAAGAGAGCGCCATGACTATTTCCTTCGACTGGTACGGAGGGTAGAGCCAATCCGAGGTCACTGAAATTACTAAAAACCTGGCCTTGACTGCCCTGAACGCCTCATCTAGCGAGCCATTTTTCTTAAGGTCGAAGTAATCGATGGCCTTGGTAATATACAGGTAGGAGTTCGCATCGAATCGTTTTACGAATGCACCCCCCTGATGCTGCAGGTAGCTTTCGACCTGGAAGTCGGTGGAAAAGTCATATCCATACCGCTCTTTATCCTTGAGCCTGCGGCCGAACTTCTGCTGCATGGACTCGTCGCTTAGATAGGTGATATGGCCGACCATCCTGGCCAGCGCAAGGCCCTTGGTAGGCGGCTCACCGCCATAATAATCGCCTCTATTCCAGTTAGGGTCTGACATGATGGCCCTGCGCCCTACCTCGTTGAATGCGATGTGCTGGGGCCGCGAATATGCTGCCGTGGCTATGATGATGCCCCGCCTGACACTGTCAGGATATGCCACGCACCACTGGAGCGCCTGCATTCCGCCCATGGAGCCTCCGGCTACGGCGTAGAGCTGCTCAATCCCTAAAAAGTCAATGAGCTTTTTCTGAGCGTTCACCATATCGCCGATGGTGATGACCGGAAAATTAAGCCCATAAGGCTTGCCCGTTGACGGGTTGATGGAGGAGGGACCGGTAGATCCCTTACACCCTCCTATTATGTTGCTACATATGACGAAGTACTTATCCGTGTCGAACGCCTTGCCAGGGCCGATTACGATGTCCCACCATCCGGGCCGTTTGTCGCCCTCGTGCCGTCCAGCGGCGTGGGCGTCCCCGGATAAAGCGTGTAGGATCAGTATAGCGTTGCTCTTATCCTTGTTAAGCTTGCCATATGTTTCATAGGCTATG from Methanocella conradii HZ254 harbors:
- a CDS encoding ATP-dependent 6-phosphofructokinase, whose translation is MKTIGIVTSGGDAPGMNAAIRAVTRIASYRGFKVLGFERGWEGLISNFVRPLTPRSVSGIIQLGGTILHTTRCPRMETPEGMEKAVDCLASNGVDGLVVIGGDGSFRAALALSERTDTLIVGVPATIDNDVAGTDETIGFDTAVNTAVQEIDKIRDTAISHERIFIVEVMGRKRGFLAAMVGLTVGAEIILVPEVPFKAEKVFNTIKDNAAKGKRSAIIVAAEGIGDTKKLALDIEKNTGLETRLSILGYAQRGGSPTARSRYLAGELGNKAVEIISEENGGQVACLQNGVITSIDLKTTCSMEKPLDLRLLKLADILAT
- the nifU gene encoding Fe-S cluster assembly scaffold protein NifU, whose protein sequence is MYSPKVMQHFSNPQNVGEISDADGVGEVGNPVCGDMMTIYIKVKDNVITDIKFKTFGCAAAIATSSIITTMAKGMTLEDAEKIGRKDVADELGGLPPQKMHCSNLAADGLKLAIENYRRKLQGLPPKSGVTSGEER
- the nifS gene encoding cysteine desulfurase NifS, coding for MKKVYLDNSATTRVSQEVLDAMLPFFTETYGNPSSLHTMGQEASAAVQKAREQVARAIGADAEEIIFTSCGTEADNLALVGTAYANRKKGNHIITSSIEHPAILRTCEFLEKEGFRVTYLPVDRYGMVSPADVEAAIRPETTLISVMAVNNEIGTIQPVREIGRIAKEHNVYFHSDAVQAVGKVPINVKKDDIDMLSLSGHKIHAPKGVGALYVKKGTRIQALIHGGGQERNMKSGTENVPGIVGLGQACEAAIRDFDKNTAHMKRLRDKLIEGLLKIDRVRLNGHPTIRSPNNVNVSFSFIEGESLVLFLDMSGIEASTGSACSSKNLKASHVLLACGLPPEEAHGSLRLTNCAFNTEDEIDYVLETLPGIVDRLRAMSPLYKEAARTTT
- a CDS encoding threonyl-tRNA synthetase editing domain-containing protein, which gives rise to MKILAIHVDHISWKANRKAKFAEEVVQKEDEMTDCVVLFSSVEKLDENNPLKVIAGATHDVIHRLNQIKVNKVVIFPYAHLTSTLSTPVVALQVLKGLEESLKAHGLEVKRAPFGWYKEYDIKSTGHPLSELSMTICPYDGANCDFLCPYCSNPIKIKDVAGRVGTTPGACEEHIIE
- the metX gene encoding homoserine O-acetyltransferase MetX, whose product is MSAGSVGIVKTHYHHLSGGLPLESGQKLDEVTIAYETYGKLNKDKSNAILILHALSGDAHAAGRHEGDKRPGWWDIVIGPGKAFDTDKYFVICSNIIGGCKGSTGPSSINPSTGKPYGLNFPVITIGDMVNAQKKLIDFLGIEQLYAVAGGSMGGMQALQWCVAYPDSVRRGIIIATAAYSRPQHIAFNEVGRRAIMSDPNWNRGDYYGGEPPTKGLALARMVGHITYLSDESMQQKFGRRLKDKERYGYDFSTDFQVESYLQHQGGAFVKRFDANSYLYITKAIDYFDLKKNGSLDEAFRAVKARFLVISVTSDWLYPPYQSKEIVMALSSNGVDVSYAEINSIYGHDAFLLEGGQLNYLISNFLTPKLVKDVMASAVTIDENSSIEAAARAMLDSGVSHLPVVSNGGTISGIVTAWDISKAVALKYTCLDEIMTRNVVTIRKCDTLEAAAAKMELHDISALPVVDDAGHVIGILTSDGISKLIGQHK